The Humulus lupulus chromosome 4, drHumLupu1.1, whole genome shotgun sequence genome has a window encoding:
- the LOC133830918 gene encoding protein PAL OF QUIRKY-like yields the protein MDPPTVPPLPTTSAASVQLNYPDSVDSSPRSRNADTWTDEPLPPVPGAKLRLMCSYGGHIIPRPHDKSLCYVGGDTRIVVVERHSSLADLCSRLSRILLNGRAFTLKYQLPNEDLDSLISVTTDEDLENMIDEYDRTASSSPLKPSRLRLFLFFVKPETVASMGALLDDAKSENWFVDALNGSGLLPRGLSDSAMDECLLSLDDGVRGSDSCNDLEAQGNFLGKNNKQVVGKSNAHEIQYSMLDSPIVENHSSFGSSSSSPSMSNLPPIRVRVDENGARGQDQRVGMEEQFAQISFAGAPPPSAPAAHDIISSGHQVNPMFISGENMNKVLSEDERSDHGVPVGFRKPPLPLQPVQPKVAATGGYSLPSPDSVASDTSSLTSASSFSKPMHYQDQHYVPHMEIRGPASPNTGNNDNSDPGPGTQKSKDSGYLFPQQLDQHQYHPQQYQQFTQYIHHPSASPVPMSPYYQVYPQTPQQYHHQIDQQYPVYLMSVPPQTQPYNMSLQSNMADTTTSGVTSSRPITSPIPNMVPAPGPTYKQEGVPPVYPAKAASPGLADMAAAAGTGMYKTAVASNPPMVQIPPNQYHQQAYVGYSQMHHHPSQSISVPSGTGNYTCEYANSAAPSSAHEQVFYAQHPAQSAAAPAPLPSQYQSMTPAAAIALSEAAKQLPTENNAQHNRTS from the exons ATGGATCCGCCAACTGTCCCACCACTTCCCACCACCTCCGCTGCCTCAGTGCAGCTCAATTACCCGGATTCCGTCGACTCCTCGCCTCGTTCTCGCAATGCGGACACCTGGACGGATGAGCCTCTGCCACCTGTTCCCGGCGCCAAGCTCCGCCTCATGTGTAGCTATGGCGGCCACATCATCCCCCGTCCCCACGACAAGTCCCTCTGCTACGTCGGCGGCGACACCCGAATTGTAGTTGTTGAGCGCCACTCCTCGCTCGCTGACCTTTGCTCTCGTCTCTCCCGGATCCTCCTCAACGGCCGAGCTTTCACTCTTAAGTACCAGCTTCCCAATGAGGACCTGGACTCTTTGATCTCCGTCACTACCGACGAAGATCTCGAGAACATGATTGATGAGTACGATCGGACTGCTTCCAGTTCTCCTCTTAAGCCCTCTCGTTTGAGGCTTTTCCTCTTCTTTGTCAAGCCCGAGACGGTGGCCTCAATGGGTGCTCTGCTTGATGACGCCAAGTCTGAGAACTGGTTTGTCGACGCGCTTAATGGGTCGGGTCTCTTGCCGAGAGGGTTGTCGGATTCGGCCATGGATGAGTGTTTGCTGAGCTTAGATGATGGGGTTAGGGGCAGTGATTCTTGTAATGACCTAGAAGCTCAGGGAAACTTTTTGGGGAAAAACAACAAACAGGTGGTGGGCAAGAGTAATGCACATGAGATACAGTATTCTATGCTCGATTCGCCCATTGTTGAGAACCATTCGTCCTTTGGGTCGTCTTCTTCTTCGCCTTCCATGTCGAATTTGCCCCCTATTCGGGTTCGTGTAGACGAAAATGGTGCCAGAGGTCAGGACCAGAGAGTTGGAATGGAAGAACAATTTGCCCAGATAAGCTTTGCAGGAGCTCCTCCGCCTTCTGCTCCGGCAGCCCATGATATCATCTCTAGTGGTCATCAGGTTAATCCTATGTTCATTTCTGGGGAAAATATGAATAAGGTATTGTCCGAAGACGAAAGGTCGGACCACGGCGTTCCTGTTGGGTTTAGGAAGCCACCGTTGCCACTGCAGCCTGTGCAGCCAAAGGTGGCTGCCACTGGTGGATATAGTTTGCCTTCTCCGGATTCGGTTGCGAG CGATACAAGTAGTTTGACATCTGCTAGCTCCTTTTCGAAACCTATGCACTATCAAGATCAACATTATGTTCCCCATATGGAAATTAGAGGTCCTGCTAGCCCGAACACAGGGAACAACGATAACTCTGATCCTGGTCCTGGCACCCAAAAAAGCAAGGATTCTGGCTACCTCTTCCCTCAACAACTAGATCAGCATCAATATCATCCACAACAATATCAACAGTTCACACAATACATCCACCATCCTTCAGCGAGTCCAGTGCCAATGTCGCCTTACTACCAAGTGTATCCTCAAACACCCCAACAGTATCATCACCAAATTGATCAGCAATATCCAGTCTATTTAATGTCGGTTCCTCCACAAACTCAGCCATACAACATGTCGTTGCAATCCAACATGGCTGATACTACAACATCTGGGGTGACCTCAAGTCGACCGATAACGTCTCCAATCCCTAATATGGTTCCTGCCCCTGGCCCAACCTACAAGCAGGAGGGAGTTCCCCCGGTTTACCCTGCTAAGGCTGCTTCCCCTGGTTTGGCTGATATGGCTGCAGCTGCAGGCACAGGCATGTACAAGACTGCTGTGGCATCAAATCCTCCAATGGTTCAAATCCCTCCAAATCAGTATCATCAGCAGGCATACGTGGGATATTCTCAAATGCATCATCACCCTTCTCAATCCATTTCCGTTCCTTCAGGTACTGGGAATTACACTTGTGAATATGCCAATTCTGCGGCCCCTAGCTCTGCCCATGAGCAGGTTTTCTATGCACAACATCCAGCTCAGTCAGCCGCTGCACCTGCCCCATTGCCTTCTCAGTATCAGTCAATGACTCCTGCGGCTGCCATAGCATTGTCTGAGGCTGCAAAACAGCTGCCTACGGAAAACAATGCTCAGCATAACAGAACCTCATAG